Proteins from a genomic interval of Nostoc sp. TCL240-02:
- a CDS encoding EamA family transporter, translating to MKSILEISNVKIIPYIILFVSILFSISGQLLMKYTMSHTDEGILDWVFLQKLVLAVSVYCLGIVNWILALRSVKLSIAYPLTSLNYVGILFGSHYFFNEVITLTRIAGVITIFLGILLVVIPLKKSI from the coding sequence ATGAAATCTATATTGGAAATTTCAAACGTTAAAATAATTCCCTATATTATATTGTTTGTCAGTATTTTATTTAGTATTTCTGGGCAATTGCTCATGAAATATACCATGAGCCATACGGATGAGGGAATATTGGATTGGGTATTTCTTCAAAAATTAGTATTAGCTGTTAGTGTTTATTGCTTGGGAATAGTCAATTGGATACTGGCTTTGCGATCGGTAAAATTGAGTATTGCTTATCCACTGACTAGTTTAAATTATGTCGGAATACTTTTCGGCTCACACTACTTTTTTAATGAGGTGATTACACTAACTAGAATTGCAGGAGTAATCACTATTTTTCTAGGTATTCTTTTAGTTGTTATCCCCCTTAAAAAGTCTATATAA